The nucleotide sequence ACCCCGGCGTCCTGGCCAAGCTGGGCGCCACCGCCGATCATCTCTCGGACGGGCGGTTCGCGGTGAACGTCGTCAGCGGCTGGTTCAAGGGCGAGTTCACCGCGCTGGGCGAGCCCTGGCTGGAGCACGACGAGCGCTACCGCCGCTCCGAGGAGTTCATCCGGGCGCTGCGCGCCATCTGGACCGAGGACCACGCCGAACTGGCCGGGGACTTCTACCGGATCCGGGACTTCTCCCTCAAGCCCAAGCCGCTGAGCAGCCCCGGGCGCCCGCATCCGGAGATCTTCCAGGGCGGCAACTCCACCGCCGCCCGCGCCATGGCGGGCCGGGTCTCGGACTGGTACTTCAGCAACGGCAAGGACTTCGACGGCGTCACCGAGCAGATCGGGGACGTCCGCGCCGCCGCCGCCACCGTCGGTCGCCCCGCGCCCGGCTTCGCCCTCAACGCCTTCCTCATCGCCCGCGACACCGAGGCCGAGGCCCGCGAGACCCTCCGCGAGATCGTCGCCAAGGCCGACACCGAGGCCGTGGACGGCTTCCGCGGCGCCGTCCAGCAGGCGGGCCGGTCCACCGCCGACGGCAAGGGCATGTGGCAGGACTCCTCCTTCGAGGACCTGGTCCAGTACAACGACGGCTTCCGTACGGGGCTGATCGGCACCCCCGAGCAGATCGCCGAGCGCGTCGTCGCCTACAAGCGGCTCGGCGTGGATCTCTTCCTCCTGGGCTTCCTGCACTACCTGGAGGAGGTCGAGTACTTCGGCAAGCGGGTGCTGCCGCTGGTCCGCGAGCTGGAGGCGGAGCTGCCGGAGCCCGTGCCCGCGCTTTCCTGACGCCGCCGCCGTTCGCGCCGCCGCTCCCGCCGCCGTTCCCACCGGCGCCCGATCCCACCGCCTCGACCGCATCACGAAGGGTTGCTCATGGCCACCGTCCTGTCCCTCTCCGGCTCCCCCTCCGCCACCTCCCGCACCGCCCGGCTGCTGCGCCATCTGGACGCCCGGCTGACCGCCCAGGGCCATCAGGTGGTCCCGCTCGATGTCCGTACCCTCCCCGCCGCCGCGCTGCTCGGCGCGGACTTCTCGCACCCGGCCATCGTCCGGGCCAAGGCGCTGGTCGAGCAGGCGGACGGGCTCGTCGTGGGAACACCGGTCTACAAGGCCGCCTACTCCGGGCTGCTGAAGTCCCTGCTGGATCTGCTGCCGCAGTACGCGCTCGCGGGCAAGACCGTGCTGCCGCTGGCCACCGGTGGCACCACCGCCCATGTGCTGGCCATCGACTACGCGCTGCGGCCGGTGCTCTCCTCCATGGGCGCGGCCCATATCGTCCAGGGCTGGTTCACCCTGGACAAGGACATCACAGTGGAGCCGGACGGCGGGGTGAGCGTGGCGGCCGGGGCCGCCGAAGCGCTGGAGCAGGTCGTCGACCAGTTCTCGGCGGCGCTCGGCCACACCACCGTACTGGCCGCGGCGAGCTGACCATGCCGTCCCTGCCCGGGCCCGCCCATGTCATCGCCGATGACACCGAGGCGCTGAAGGTGGCCGCGGCGCTGGCCGAGGAGTTCCGTACCGGCGCCGCCGAGCGCGATGCGCGGCGCCGGCTGCCGCGTGCCGAACTGGACCGGCTGTCCGCGTCCGGGCTGCCGGCGATCACCGTCCCGGCGGAGTACGGCGGCGCGGACGTGTCCGCCGTGACCCTCGCCGAGGTGTTCCGGCTGCTCGCCGCCGCCGACGCCAGCCTCGCCCAGATCCCGCAGAGCCACTTCGTGTACGTCAATGTGCTGCGCCGTCAGGGCACGAAGGCGCAGCAGGCGTTCTTCTTCGGCGAAGTGCTGGCGGGGAAGCGGTTCGGCAACGCCCAGTCGGAGGCGGGCACCCGGCATATCCAGGACATCCGCACCCGCCTCGCCCCGGCCGCCGACGGCTCGTACACCCTGACCGGTGTCAAGCACTACTCCACCGGTGCGCTGTTCGCCGACTGGATCCCGGTGCTGGCCCGGGCGGAGGACGACGACCTGCACGTGGCGTATGTGCCGCGGGACGCGCCCGGTGTGACCGTCGTGGACGACTGGGACGGCATGGGCCAGCGCACGACTGCGAGCGGCACCGTCCGGCTGGACGCCGTGCCCGTCCCGGCCGACCGGGTCGTACCGCACCATCTCACCTTTCGCGGGCCCCAACTGCACGGCGCCATCGCACAGTTGCTGCACGCGGCCATCGACGCGGGGATCGCCTCGGGGGCGCTGGCGGAGGCGGTGACCTTCGTCCGCACCAAGAGCCGCCCCTGGTTCGAGAGCGGCTTCGAGACCGCTGCCGAGGATCCGCTGCTCATCCAGCGCTTCGGCGAGCTGGCCCTCCAGGTCCGGGGCGCCGAGGCCCTGCTGTCCGCCGCCGCCCGGGCCGTGGACACCGCCCGTGGCCACCTCGACGAGGACACCGCCGCCGAGGCGTCGATCGCGGTGGCCGCGGCGAAGGTGGCGGCGGCCAACGCGGCGGTGGAGACGGGCAGTTCGGTGTTCGAGGTCTCCGGCACCCGCTCGGCCCTGGACGCCCTGGGCCTGCACCGCCACTGGCGGGACGCCCGTACACACACCCTGCACGACCCGGCCCGCTGGAAGGTCCAGCACATCGGCCGCTATGTGCTGAACGGCACGAAACCACCCCGCCACGGCCTCCTCTAGCCCCCGCTCACCCCTGAACGGAGTCGCACCATGTCCCTCACCTTCCACTGGTTCCTGCCCACCAACGGCGACAGCCGCCATGTCGTCGGCGGTGGCCATGGCACCCCCGTCACCTCGGCCGGTGGGGACCGCCCGCCGTCCGTCGGCTACCTCTCCCAGATCGCCCGCGCCGCCGAACACCTCGGCTTCGAAGGCGCTCTCACCCCGACCGGCGCCTGGTGCGAGGACGCCTGGCTGACCACCGCGATGGTCAGCCAGCACACCGAGCGGCTGAAGTTCCTGGTGGCCTTCCGGCCCGGCTTCCTCTCGCCCACCTTCGCCGCCCAGATGGCCTCCACCTACCAGCGGCAGACCGGCGGGCGGCTGATGCTCAACGTGGTCACCGGCGGCGAGAGCCATGAGCAGCGTGCCTACGGCGACTTCCTCGACAAGGACGCCCGCTACGCCCGCACCGGCGAGTTCCTGGGCATCGTCCGCGACCTGTGGGACGGCAAGACCGTCGATGCCACCGGCGAACA is from Streptomyces hygroscopicus and encodes:
- a CDS encoding acyl-CoA dehydrogenase; amino-acid sequence: MPSLPGPAHVIADDTEALKVAAALAEEFRTGAAERDARRRLPRAELDRLSASGLPAITVPAEYGGADVSAVTLAEVFRLLAAADASLAQIPQSHFVYVNVLRRQGTKAQQAFFFGEVLAGKRFGNAQSEAGTRHIQDIRTRLAPAADGSYTLTGVKHYSTGALFADWIPVLARAEDDDLHVAYVPRDAPGVTVVDDWDGMGQRTTASGTVRLDAVPVPADRVVPHHLTFRGPQLHGAIAQLLHAAIDAGIASGALAEAVTFVRTKSRPWFESGFETAAEDPLLIQRFGELALQVRGAEALLSAAARAVDTARGHLDEDTAAEASIAVAAAKVAAANAAVETGSSVFEVSGTRSALDALGLHRHWRDARTHTLHDPARWKVQHIGRYVLNGTKPPRHGLL
- a CDS encoding NADPH-dependent FMN reductase; this translates as MATVLSLSGSPSATSRTARLLRHLDARLTAQGHQVVPLDVRTLPAAALLGADFSHPAIVRAKALVEQADGLVVGTPVYKAAYSGLLKSLLDLLPQYALAGKTVLPLATGGTTAHVLAIDYALRPVLSSMGAAHIVQGWFTLDKDITVEPDGGVSVAAGAAEALEQVVDQFSAALGHTTVLAAAS
- a CDS encoding alkanesulfonate monooxygenase — translated: MPAEPLRFAYWVPNVSGGLVTSTIEQRTDWGYDYNRDLAVLAENNGFDYALSQVRYMASYGAEYQHESTSFSLALLLATQRLKVIAAVHPGLWHPGVLAKLGATADHLSDGRFAVNVVSGWFKGEFTALGEPWLEHDERYRRSEEFIRALRAIWTEDHAELAGDFYRIRDFSLKPKPLSSPGRPHPEIFQGGNSTAARAMAGRVSDWYFSNGKDFDGVTEQIGDVRAAAATVGRPAPGFALNAFLIARDTEAEARETLREIVAKADTEAVDGFRGAVQQAGRSTADGKGMWQDSSFEDLVQYNDGFRTGLIGTPEQIAERVVAYKRLGVDLFLLGFLHYLEEVEYFGKRVLPLVRELEAELPEPVPALS